A single Nicotiana tabacum cultivar K326 chromosome 5, ASM71507v2, whole genome shotgun sequence DNA region contains:
- the LOC142180835 gene encoding uncharacterized protein LOC142180835, with protein MDAIIWNVRLVNTMQAFERLITMHRKHHFEFIGILEHMQQSHKMERYRARIGLAQAVVNVSNKIWAFIDEIFEVTILYNMTQQLTLRLTHTETHVELILTLVYAKCDRIERIELWDSLYAMASDMTVPWLVGGDFNVIWDEEEKFGGLPVSLIEVDDFRHCINTCNLTDLGFKGSIFTWWNGRSEEDCIFKRLDRCFGNHELQQTFPGLEVTHLSKIGSDHCPMLLKCDIETPLIKKSFRFLNFWTKHETFKDVVKENWNADFSANHFCIFNYKLKKLKKALSTWSRATYGDIFQKIASLEEVVLVHERQFEVNPTQMNRQRLQQVQAEMIKYFALEEESWRQKAGMLWFKDGDRNTKFFHAQVNGRRKRLKLSKIQNSLGNWIEEDHLIAEEALKFYKDQFTESEVTNAFDILNHIPSMVESDKHERFMALPSNEEVKRAVWG; from the coding sequence ATGGATGCAATTATATGGAATGTCAGGTTAGTAAATACAATGCAAGCATTTGAAAGGTTGATTACAATGCACAGAAAACATCACTTTGAGTTCATAGGAATCCTTGAGCATATGCAACAGTCTCACAAAATGGAGAGGTATAGAGCAAGAATTGGTTTGGCACAGGCTGTGGTGAATGTATCAAACAAGATTTGGGCTTTTATTGATGAAATATTTGAGGTTACTATTCTGTATAACATGACTCAACAGCTAACTTTGAGATTAACGCACACTGAAACACATGTTGAGCTCATCCTTACACTAGTTTATGCCAAATGTGATCGCATTGAAAGAATTGAACTATGGGATTCTTTGTATGCAATGGCATCAGATATGACAGTACCATGGCTAGTTGGAGGCGACTTTAATGTGATATGGGATGAGGAAGAGAAATTTGGAGGCTTACCAGTTTCTCTCATTGAAGTAGATGACTTTAGGCACTGCATCAATACCTGCAACTTGACAGATTTAGGATTTAAAGGAAgcatatttacatggtggaatggaaGATCAGAGGAAGACTGTATTTTTAAAAGATTGGACAGATGTTTTGGCAATCATGAATTGCAACAGACCTTTCCTGGATTAGAGGTAACTCACCTGTCCAAAATTGGGTCTGATCATTGCCCAATGCTGCTGAAATGTGATATAGAAACTCCTCTAATTAAGAAGTCATTTAGATTTCTTAACTTTTGGACTAAGCATGAAACCTTCAAAGATGTAGTAAAGGAGAATTGGAATGCTGATTTTAGTGCTAAccatttctgcatttttaactaCAAGTTAAAGAAGCTTAAGAAAGCACTATCTACCTGGAGCAGAGCTACATATGGGGATATATTCCAGAAGATTGCAAGCCTGGAGGAGGTGGTCTTAGTTCATGAAAGGCAATTTGAAGTCAATCCTACACAGATGAACAGACAAAGATTACAACAGGTACAAGCTGAAATGATTAAATATTTTGCATTAGAAGAAGAATCCTGGAGACAAAAAGCTGGCATGTTATGGTTCAAAGATGGCGATAGAAACACTAAATTCTTCCATGCTCAAGTTAATGGGAGAAGGAAGAGACTAAAATTATCAAAGATCCAGAATAGCCTTGGTAATTGGATTGAAGAAGATCACTTAATAGCAGAAGAAGCACTAAAGTTCTACAAGGATCAATTTACTGAGAGTGAAGTTACTAATGCTTTTGATATTCTAAATCATATACCTTCAATGGTAGAGAGTGATAAACATGAAAGATTTATGGCTTTGCCTTCCAATGAAGAAGTGAAGAGAGCAGTATGGGGTTGA